The Vicia villosa cultivar HV-30 ecotype Madison, WI linkage group LG1, Vvil1.0, whole genome shotgun sequence genome includes a region encoding these proteins:
- the LOC131648634 gene encoding uncharacterized protein LOC131648634, translating to MKLMYDAMNDHENVVNWRSIFHRNMARPRANFVTWMLCHEKPATKDMLRRFNLITDSICSICKSADESIAHLFFECRENQEVWGQILQWIDNAHSPLPWAEELKWLAKEANKKGWRASLLKMAFSETVYGIWYRRNNIVFAKGANTNIVKSIIDNIVYRNWLSKKLRDHVALLMM from the coding sequence ATGAAGTTGATGTATGATGCCATGAATGATCATGAAAATGTGGTAAACTGGAGGAGTATTTTTCATAGAAATATGGCTAGACCCAGGGCTAACTTTGTTACTTGGATGTTATGCCATGAGAAGCCTGCAACAAAGGATATGCTTAGGAGGTTTAACTTGATCACTGATAGTATTTGTAGTATCTGTAAGTCTGCTGATGAGTCCATAGCTCATCTCTTCTTTGAGTGCAGGGAGAATCAAGAGGTGTGGGGCCAAATTCTGCAGTGGATTGATAATGCTCACAGTCCTCTCCCATGGGCTGAGGAATTGAAATGGCTAGCAAAGGAAGCAAACAAGAAAGGTTGGAGGGCCAGCCTGTTGAAAATGGCTTTTTCTGAAACTGTATATGGTATATGGTATAGAAGAAATAATATAGTTTTTGCCAAAGGTGCTAACACAAATATAGTTAAAAGTATCATAGACAATATTGTGTATAGAAATTGGCTGTCTAAGAAGCTTAGAGATCATGTGGCCCTCTTGATGATGTAA
- the LOC131643454 gene encoding cyclin-T1-3-like isoform X1, with amino-acid sequence MAFVRNYQAEDRNLNGGYWPTYDGNNTGNTDRKRSRNHYDQRNYNNYYDNQINFGNHYYDNQTNFGNHYYDNQTNFGHYGGNADYANYADVVPSSQKKRKFSAPVGVESQKFNLPATVYDNVPSSRCFQAHPTRSNAYTSASVKPGFSIFDDDTPVFMSRDDIDRNSPSRKDGIDVRHEAHLRYSYCAFLQNLGTRLELPQTTIGTSMVLCHRFFVRQSHACHDRFLIATAALFLSGKSEESPCPLNSILRTSSEILHRQEFAFLSYWFPVDWFEQYRERVLEAETLILTTLNFELNVRHPYAPLTSVLNKFGLSRTVLVNMALNLVSEGLRSSLWLQFKPDQIAAGAAYLAAKFLNMDLSAYQNIWQEFQATPSILQDVSQQLMELF; translated from the exons ATGGCTTTTGTGCGGAATTATCAAGCTGAAGATCGTAATTTAAATGGTGGCTATTGGCCCACCTATGATGGAAACAACACTGGCAACACTGATAGGAAAAGAAGCAGAAACCATTATGATCAGAGGAATTATAACAATTATTATGACAACCAGATCAATTTTGGGAACCATTACTATGACAACCAGACCAATTTTGGGAACCATTACTATGACAACCAGACCAATTTTGGGCACTATGGTGGCAATGCAGACTATGCTAATTATGCTGATGTTGTTCCATCTTCtcagaagaaaagaaaattttctGCTCCTGTTGGGGTAGAAAGCCAGAAGTTCAATCTGCCAGCTACTGTCTATGACAATGTCCCTTCATCCCGGTGTTTTCAAGCTCATCCTACAAGATCCAATGCTTATACCTCAGCTAGCGTTAAACCTGGTTTCTCCATATTTGATGATGATACACCTGTCTTTATGTCTAGGGATGATATTGATAGAAACTCTCCATCAAGAAAAGATGGTATTGATGTGCGCCATGAAGCACACTTGCGGTATTCTTATTGTGCCTTCCTTCAGAATCTCGGGACAAGGCTTGAGCT GCCACAAACTACCATCGGGACATCCATGGTTCTGTGCCACCGTTTTTTTGTTCGACAATCGCATGCTTGCCATGACAGATTT TTGATAGCTACTGCTGCTCTTTTTCTTTCTGGGAAGTCAGAAGAATCTCCATGCCCTTTGAATAGCATATTGAGAACATCCAGTGAAATCTTACACAGACAAGAATTTGCTTTCTTATCCTACTGGTTTCCTGTT GATTGGTTTGAACAGTATCGTGAACGGGTGCTTGAGGCTGAAACATTGATACTCACAACGCTCAACTTTGAACTCAATGTGCGACACCCTTATGCACCTCTTACATCCGTTCTTAACAAATTTGGTCTTTCAAGGACCGTTTTGGTGAATATGGCCTTAAACTTGGTCAGTGAAGG GCTTCGGAGCTCTCTATGGCTTCAATTTAAACCTGATCAAATTGCTGCTGGAGCTGCATACCTTGCTGCCAAGTTTCTGAACATGGACCTTTCTGCTTATCAGAATATCTGGCAAGAGTTTCAGGCAACCCCATCTATTCTTCAAG ATGTTTCACAGCAATTAATGGAGCTCTTCTAG
- the LOC131643454 gene encoding cyclin-T1-3-like isoform X2 has translation MAFVRNYQAEDRNLNGGYWPTYDGNNTGNTDRKRSRNHYDQRNYNNYYDNQINFGNHYYDNQTNFGNHYYDNQTNFGHYGGNADYANYADVVPSSQKKRKFSAPVGVESQKFNLPATVYDNVPSSRCFQAHPTRSNAYTSASVKPGFSIFDDDTPVFMSRDDIDRNSPSRKDGIDVRHEAHLRYSYCAFLQNLGTRLELPQTTIGTSMVLCHRFFVRQSHACHDRFLIATAALFLSGKSEESPCPLNSILRTSSEILHRQEFAFLSYWFPVDWFEQYRERVLEAETLILTTLNFELNVRHPYAPLTSVLNKFGLSRTVLVNMALNLVSEGILTRISCWPV, from the exons ATGGCTTTTGTGCGGAATTATCAAGCTGAAGATCGTAATTTAAATGGTGGCTATTGGCCCACCTATGATGGAAACAACACTGGCAACACTGATAGGAAAAGAAGCAGAAACCATTATGATCAGAGGAATTATAACAATTATTATGACAACCAGATCAATTTTGGGAACCATTACTATGACAACCAGACCAATTTTGGGAACCATTACTATGACAACCAGACCAATTTTGGGCACTATGGTGGCAATGCAGACTATGCTAATTATGCTGATGTTGTTCCATCTTCtcagaagaaaagaaaattttctGCTCCTGTTGGGGTAGAAAGCCAGAAGTTCAATCTGCCAGCTACTGTCTATGACAATGTCCCTTCATCCCGGTGTTTTCAAGCTCATCCTACAAGATCCAATGCTTATACCTCAGCTAGCGTTAAACCTGGTTTCTCCATATTTGATGATGATACACCTGTCTTTATGTCTAGGGATGATATTGATAGAAACTCTCCATCAAGAAAAGATGGTATTGATGTGCGCCATGAAGCACACTTGCGGTATTCTTATTGTGCCTTCCTTCAGAATCTCGGGACAAGGCTTGAGCT GCCACAAACTACCATCGGGACATCCATGGTTCTGTGCCACCGTTTTTTTGTTCGACAATCGCATGCTTGCCATGACAGATTT TTGATAGCTACTGCTGCTCTTTTTCTTTCTGGGAAGTCAGAAGAATCTCCATGCCCTTTGAATAGCATATTGAGAACATCCAGTGAAATCTTACACAGACAAGAATTTGCTTTCTTATCCTACTGGTTTCCTGTT GATTGGTTTGAACAGTATCGTGAACGGGTGCTTGAGGCTGAAACATTGATACTCACAACGCTCAACTTTGAACTCAATGTGCGACACCCTTATGCACCTCTTACATCCGTTCTTAACAAATTTGGTCTTTCAAGGACCGTTTTGGTGAATATGGCCTTAAACTTGGTCAGTGAAGG GATCTTGACAAGAATATCATGCTGGCCTGTATGA